The genome window AGTTATAACTTATAACCGTCTTACATATATCAATGCATATGTATATTGAATTTACCTGCATTACTTGAACAATTTGTTTTTCGATTCACGAaggaaattaataaaaacccaaTATTTGTGTAAAAGTTTAGTTTCCAACTTTCTAGCAATGAAAATGTTGCCCTTTCTGCAAACTACACCCTTTCACACACTCACTTTGATGTGGTTAAATATATACATTCAAGCTTTTGATTTGTATGTGATTTGGCAATACTTTTCACCTaatattcctctctctctctctctctctctctctctctctctctctctctctctctctctctctctctctctctctctctctctctctctctctctctctcaagaagGCACTCATTGCGTTAAAAAAAGGTTCCCAATTAATCAAGTATATGGAATGGGATGCCAAAACTTCGTCCGTTCAAAATTTTTGTTGTGAGTAATTTTCCTTTACATTAGGATATTGAATTCCTTTCATAccaataagttttttttatcttaCATCTTCCTGCTGTGTAACTCCACGATCATTACTAGATATCTTAACCGCTTGAATAACTTCATTTTTCGTATCTTTAAGAGGATGAAACTACACTAATCTAGTATTCACATGGAAAAGAACGAACTTTGAAATTAGCTTATGTCTCTTGAATTATCCCCGGACAGAGAACAGTGAGTTTAATACTTCACTACCAAGAACTAATCAATATTGTTGTGTTTCAACTCAGTAATTGTGCGTTTGAGTCTATAATTATGAACCACTTTTGTGTCCTACTTGACAGAATAAATATTTCTACTACTTTTATAGGCTGTGTTTATAAGGTATTTGCGACCAGATATAACATTGCTAAACATCATTTTTTATGTAATTGGATTAGAATTTGACAATATGGAATAAAGTTATTCTTACAGATTAGAAACAAAGTTGATTTTTTGAGTTGTTTAAGTGGTGTCCACCACCTGATATTTTGTGTTTCTTTTAACGATAACAAGAAGACCCAATGAATGCATTACTCTCTAATCTCTGTGCGTGCACGAAAAAAATCTTTCGTTGGTTTGAAATCTTTGTTCATATCTTCAATtggttaatttttatttttttttaactctgtTTCTCTTGAGGGACTCATGCATGTTTACAGTACGAAACTATCATTGTTTTTCTGGTTACAAAATTTATAGTTGCAGTGGTTGTTATGTGTAGAAATCAGGTTTTGTTCGTTTTTATGAGCTTGCTAAGTTTTATACAGCTTACTCGGTTGATAACAATTGGTGATATTTGTTTTACAGGGTTTGATAAACCTTGgcgattcaagttttcaaattGTTTTTTGCTACCTTTGACCGCACTCTATCATCGAGGTAATTAACGTAGACTTTTGCATTTATTtgttaaagctttgttttttgtgattggAGATAATTTGGTTTTATTATTGGCGTGGTGGAATCCGTTTGGTGAATGTGGCTATGCATGCATTGTAAGAACTAAATAAATGACAACTATgtataataaatttttattttcatgcttaacATCATCTCACATAAAATTGGATTAATATTTGATTATATGGAATAAAGTCATTTTTACGGATCATAAACAAATATTAAGATAAAATGTTTGTATGGCACATTACATGTGTGAAACTGATATTTTGAGTTGTTTAAGTGCTTTTTGCCACCTATTTTTCTGTCTTTTCTGTTGTTGATAATGAAAAGAACAGTGAATGGATTATTGTATAATATATGTTCATGGACAAGAGAATCTTTTGTTGGTTTGAAATATTTGTTTAAGTATTCAAttagttaatttattttttaactctGTTTCTCCTAAGGAACTCATAGATgtataaaatgaaaaacaattatcACTAGTAGAAAAACATGTTTGCTCGACGGAAACTTGCGCGACGCATcaaatttcgtcgcgcaaagtctgtTTGCGCGACGCCAAAAACAAAACGTCGCGCAAACTGCCTTTGCGCGAcggcactttgcgcgacgaaggatgACGTCGCTCAAAGTGGTTTTGCGCGACGTCagccttcgtcgcgcaaagattttttttttttccttttgcttttcttttgggttcttgcattgcctttttcttttgtggtatccacttgtgtaaatatttttaattgacgattaaattagttaattgtattcatataggtttaaagagtgtaactgtaaaaaattatcaaaatcggagttaaaatacaattaaattgtgattttttgtttatatcgGTCGAAAGTTTTAtcttgttacttgatctttgcatgtttgtttttggcgtatgagatctagaagcatatacaaacaagtttgacggttggatctttgaaactagtttcgtacaatacgTTTCCTATCAcattcaatggtatatatattactaagtagattttaattttttttccttttgcttttcttttggggttcttgcattgcctttttcttttgtggtatccacttgtgtaaatgttttaaattgacgatcgaattagttcattgtattcatataaatttaaagagtgtagctgtaaaaaatcatcaaaatcagagttaaaataaccgttaaatcgtgattttttgtttctagccgtcgaaacgttttgtctcGTAACATAATGTCTGAGTGTttgttttttgagatttttggcctatgcgatctcgaagaatatacaaacaagtttgacggttggatcattgaaactagttttgtacaatgcgtatccattaaaacaatagattaactaacacttggagtttatttatactttcattaagtataacataagattttgtggtatccacttgtgtaaatatattaaattgacgatcgaattagttcattgtattcatataggatccaggagtgtaactataaaaaatcatcaaaatcagagttaaaactaccgttaaatcgtgttttttcgtttataaccgtaaaaaagttttaTCCCTTTCTTGATCTCTGCATGTTTATTTTtcgcgatttttggcgtatgcgatctcgaagcatatgcaaacaagtttgacggttggatccttgaaattagcttcgtagaatgtgtatcccatcaaaacgatagattcactgaCACTtatagtttatttatactttcattaagtataacataaagatttgtggtatcttcttgtgtaaatattttaaattgacgatcgaattagttcattgtattcatataagatcaagaagtgtagctgtaaaaaatcattaaaatcggagttaaaactactgctaaatcgtaatttttcgtttataaccgtcggaaagttttgtctcgttacttgatatttgaatgtttgttttttgcaatttttggcgtatgcgatcttgaaatatatataaacaagtttgacggttggatcgttcaaactattttcacacaatgcgtatcccatcaattTCAATggaatgtgtatatatattacctagatttaaatttatttattttgtacatataacatttaagaaattgaaaattatatatatttattaagtagctttatATTTATTGTAAttgttataaaaatatattattgtgggttttatgtaaaaaaaattgaatttgaaaggaCTAAAATCACATTTTCAGtacattttataataatttttttttacaaaaaatatcTTGCGCGACGCCACTGTGTAGTCGTCGCGCAAAAACCCTTTGCGTGACGTGGAAAGGTAAACCTACGTCGCGCTATGTGTGATAATTTTGGCGGTACCCTTGTTAAAAATAGGCGCTTTGTTTAAATTTTCGCTCTGTGATAAACCCCGAACTCTCTCTTCTCACTGAACTTTCTCTTCTCACTCGGTCTCCCTCATCCTCTCACGCAGGTGAATCACCCTGTCTCTCCCTCTCGCTCATATcgccctctctctccttctcgctcactcggtctctctcttccctctcactCATATCGACTTCCTTCTCATCCTTCATCCTCATCCTGTCCTCATCCTCTCCCGACTGCACAACAGGTATAGACCCAGGTCAGAATCaagattaattctttaattttcttctttctaagtTCAGAATCAAGGTTTAATGCCTTAATTTGAAGATTTTGGTATTGTAATTAGATTCAATTTGGgaaattaaattagaaattgGGGGTTTTAGTGTTAAATCGAATTTTAGGGTTAGGAATGTTAGGGTTTTAGTGTTAAATCGAATTTTAGGGTGGTGGGTTGGTCTGTTATggtgttagttttttttttttttctctgcttCTTCACAAATGGCAAAAATATCGGTTGAAACTGCGGGCGAAGAAATTGGTTCCTCAGTTCAatcgataaaaataaaagacgCATAAAGGAAAAGAATGCAGGAGTGATTAAAGAACTTAGCAACTAACGTGACTGCTTATGGACTCAAGTTCCAGTTAACACGATGATACAAAATACAATGTCCTTCtgtcacaaaagaaaaaaaatgtatgtaGACAATTAGACATCTATGTTTGTTAGCTTTCCCAGTACTAGAAATCTGCTATGTTTCCATCATTTTGATTGCTATTCGCCTTTGGGATTTAACCTAGTTGCAACACAGGTATATGTAAAGGCACTTTCAGTGGAGGAATTTGCAGTTCGACTTGCAAAGCACTTCACATCGCTTTACCAGCAGGTAAATACTATGTAATTTAagcgttttttttaattaaatttcattAGTTAATCCCATGTTGTAGACGAAAAGGGAAAATGGACGATACTGTTACTATTGTCGCTGCTGAAACGATGGCTGTTGTTATTCTTGGTCGGCTTCCTGGTCTTTGTTTTCTCATATAACTGGTCTTCCTTTGGTTAGAGGTGCATCTTCTTCTAATGGTTTACGGTGTATATGTTATTATCACTAATTGGTGGTACTCACTAAACCAGTTATGAATTTTTGGTCACTTTAACTAATCAAGCTTTCATCTGGACAACTTAATGTTTTTACCCTTTCCCTGAAAGCATGACTCATGGAAATTCATTAATATTTCATTTGTAGAAGTTTGTTTCTTAAGTTTGATTGGTTGTCTTAAGTTTGGACTTTTTTTTGCTCTGTGTCTCTCTATCTCAAGCTTGAACACGAACACCCGCCCTCTTTCCCATACACACACAGTTTCACACTTTGAATACTGCCTTGTTGGAACTGCAGCAACTTCTTCTGGCCATGCTTTATGCTTTTAGTATTTGCATAATCTAGAAAGAGAGTTGTTGTTTTGAaatataaaaacgaatttaaaaaaaaaagagaaagcttTCTTCCCTGCAACTTTAGTGTTAGAGCTATTGATCCAATAAGTTGTCAGATGTTCCTAATTGTTGTGAACATAAGGCTTCATTTAGAAACAGAAATGAATGATTTGTGTAATTTAACAAAATGGTGACTCAAAAGAATCATTATTGAAAACATGATTGAGTTCAGAATATATATGCAATTGGGTTATTGTTCTATGATTAAGGAATCACAGTCATCTCATTACTAGGAACGTAATGCGAGCACGGATGCAGGTGGACTATTTTAGCCAATAAGCTATACTTTGTTGTGAAGAACTTCAATTATAGGTATCATACTGTTATTCATGTTCACTGTTGTTTGATGTATGTAATCAAACTAGCTATGAATGTCCAGTTCTTAGGTCAACATATAAACCATATCATATAGCAGTCATGAGTTCTTGAGATTGCTGCTGATACTCTATCCAGAAAATCACATATAATCTGTTTGAAACGTTCACCTTTCAACGATGTACTTCagcattttatttgttttccatCCAAATGCCCAATGGTGGCTATCTATCAGAACTACTATTTCCTTTAGGAATCGGCATCCCATATATGGACAGTTGGCATGCATACATCTGCATATGAAAGCAACTATTTGTAGTCATAAAATGAATTTTCTCCATTTaccttttcatgtatgcatttacgatgtcaattttttttgttttttttttttgcaaacaCTTATCTTAATGCTTCTGTTCGCTGAAACTCTGCTTCATCCTGATGTTGCTCTGTCCCTCAGTTCAAAATCAAGACATACGAACCAATTGTGCTCAATTAGCCACTATGATTCAAATTCTCTTTTGAATGAGGTAAGACCTTCTTTGTTCTCTTTGTTCCCTAAAGGTTCAACTTGTGATCCAGGAAGACCAGATGAGGGCCCATGGCGAGCAGATGAGGGCGCAGCTAAAGGCCCAAGGCGAGGAGATGAGGACCTATGCCGAGATGGTGAGAGACCTTGTACAAGTCATACAAATGTCCGGCCTCCAAATCTCGCTACCAGCACCTCATCTTGTTTCACCTTCGACCTCAGAGCCACCTCGCCTTGCCGATACCCAGTAGCCTGATGTATTAAACCTAGTTcacttgtagttttttcttttttgttcagacattttgtatgtacattttcatatattttataattaaatacttttgcttGGTTAATTGATTATtctttagaatttaattacaatatttatcaaaaatttaaaaaacaaaatatttttcactaaaaaaaaatttattttcactaaaaaaaaaaaaaggtttgcgcgacgcatgccTTAGGatgtgcgtcgcgcaaagtatctttgcacgacgtaggacgcgcgtcgcgcaaagtgactttgcacgacgtaggtgtgcgtcgcgcaaagtactttgcacgacgtaggccATGCGTTGCGCAAAgtggctttgcgcgacgcatgttatttcttcgtcgcgcaaaccttAGCGTCACTGCCTTGGCGCCACGATTAGCGCGCGACGAAGGttgcgtcgcgcaaacccttgcGCAACGATTTTGTGACTTTGCGCGACACATTCCTAAccctaaaatttgatttaacactAAAACCCCCGAAATAAGATCTCTTTTACTTGCTGATAATGAGCCTCCGAAATTTGCTCAATTATATGTTTATGATAC of Malus sylvestris chromosome 6, drMalSylv7.2, whole genome shotgun sequence contains these proteins:
- the LOC126626792 gene encoding uncharacterized protein LOC126626792 — protein: MRIPSISMECALCLNFRSVINPELSLLTELSLLTRSPSSSHAGESPCLSLSLISPSLSFSLTRSLSSLSLISTSFSSFILILSSSSPDCTTGICKGTFSGGICSSTCKALHIALPAVQNQDIRTNCAQLATMIQILF